A single region of the Silene latifolia isolate original U9 population chromosome 8, ASM4854445v1, whole genome shotgun sequence genome encodes:
- the LOC141596428 gene encoding putative F-box/LRR-repeat protein At5g41630, which translates to MKLSTQKHIYSVKDNRDRLGELPDDIIVRILSCLPTIDAVRTVLLRRFGNLWTLVHTLNFDYTAYLDKLCVWGNSEHIQWYCHFIRNVLMLHQNPSIDKFYLSMEFDEAADDIRAWLMFALGRKAKEIRLYDDCDYNYSLSSILPKFKSQFLVTLDLDYCTLEGEFEVKLGSLQKLSLYRVRMSNKSFQSFISGCPSLQELVIRSPGWLTKLSFSVPNITKLSLSLTDKYYEKKSLSLNFPILKCLYLESQLCQIDVIDISSVRDVYINYPQVESPSPHFSPELQTIIVHGYGKSWKSQLRLTELLLKSATLLDKLVIVPIEGRLKEADELKFVKHASEFPRASSTARVIFT; encoded by the coding sequence ATGAAATTAAGTACCCAGAAGCATATATATTCGGTAAAGGATAACCGAGATAGGTTGGGTGAATTACCAGATGATATAATTGTGCGCATTCTTTCATGTCTTCCTACTATTGATGCTGTTAGAACTGTTTTACTTCGTCGTTTCGGGAACCTTTGGACCTTGGTTCATACTCTTAACTTCGATTATACTGCATATCTTGACAAGTTGTGTGTTTGGGGAAATAGTGAACATATTCAGTGGTACTGTCATTTCATCCGCAATGTGCTGATGCTTCACCAAAATCCGTCCATTGATAAATTCTATCTGTCTATGGAGTTTGACGAGGCTGCAGATGATATAAGAGCATGGTTAATGTTTGCATTGGGTAGGAAAGCCAAGGAAATTAGAttatatgatgattgtgattataATTATAGTTTGAGTTCGATCTTACCTAAGTTCAAGAGTCAATTTCTTGTTACACTTGATCTCGATTATTGCACATTGGAGGGGGAATTTGAAGTCAAGTTGGGATCTCTACAGAAATTGTCGCTTTACCGTGTTAGAATGAGTAATAAAAGTTTCCAAAGCTTTATATCTGGATGCCCTTCCTTACAAGAACTGGTTATTAGGAGTCCTGGTTGGTTGACGAAACTAAGTTTCAGTGTTCCAAACATTACTAAATTATCTCTTTCTCTTACTGATAAATATTATGAGAAAAAATCGTTGTCCCTTAATTTCCCCATCCTTAAATGTTTGTATTTGGAAAGTCAGTTGTGCCAAATAGACGTCATTGACATTTCATCTGTTCGTGATGTCTACATCAATTATCCCCAAGTAGAAAGTCCTTCTCCACACTTCTCGCCAGAACTTCAGACCATCATCGTTCATGGCTATGGGAAATCTTGGAAGAGTCAGCTTCGACTAACAGAATTATTGCTCAAAAGTGCAACTTTGTTGGACAAATTGGTTATTGTTCCCATCGAAGGTCGATTGAAGGAAGCTGATGAGCTCAAATTTGTTAAGCATGCCTCGGAATTCCCGAGGGCCTCATCAACTGCCAGGGTAATCTTCACCTGA